The following proteins come from a genomic window of Natronosalvus vescus:
- a CDS encoding acyl-CoA dehydrogenase family protein, translating to MDVLDESLVPEHARDVKAEARDFATEYIEPNAEEHFVSGEYPTEILEAGQEANLVAQDIPEGWGGRGLDLAQLLAVTEEFYRADAGIALTLQLASFGCEITYKFGSEDQCEAYVKPVAQGDQISGLAVSEPETGSDLAGMQTRAEKDGDEWVLDGEKYWIGNGVEADWVTVYARTGDDEDNRYGNHSMFIVPTDSDGYQAEHIPEKMAMRASKQAHISFDDCRIPGENLVGYEGAGFMMLADFFNHGRVIVAGHGLGIAAAAIEEAWSFTHEREEFGRTINEFQAVQHGLADMLMEFESARALAWRACEKVQADDHPGYWAALTKTKATEAAVSITEQGMQFHGGRSVLNDRRIARLYRDARVPVIYEGANEVQRNLIYRQRP from the coding sequence ATGGACGTCCTGGATGAGAGCCTCGTTCCGGAACACGCCCGCGACGTTAAAGCGGAGGCTCGAGACTTCGCAACGGAGTACATCGAACCGAACGCCGAGGAGCACTTCGTATCCGGGGAGTACCCGACGGAAATTCTCGAGGCGGGCCAGGAGGCAAATCTGGTCGCACAGGATATCCCGGAGGGGTGGGGCGGACGCGGACTCGACTTAGCCCAGTTGCTGGCGGTAACCGAGGAGTTCTATCGTGCTGACGCGGGGATCGCACTCACGCTCCAGTTGGCGAGTTTCGGGTGTGAAATTACCTACAAGTTCGGCAGCGAAGACCAGTGTGAGGCGTACGTGAAGCCGGTAGCACAGGGCGACCAGATCTCCGGCTTGGCCGTCTCCGAGCCCGAAACGGGCAGCGACCTCGCCGGGATGCAGACGAGGGCGGAGAAAGACGGCGACGAGTGGGTGCTCGACGGCGAGAAGTACTGGATCGGGAACGGCGTCGAAGCCGACTGGGTGACGGTGTACGCGCGTACCGGTGACGACGAGGACAACCGCTACGGGAACCACTCGATGTTCATCGTCCCGACCGACAGCGACGGATACCAGGCCGAACACATCCCCGAAAAGATGGCGATGCGGGCCTCGAAACAGGCACACATTTCGTTCGACGACTGCCGCATACCCGGGGAGAACCTCGTTGGCTACGAGGGAGCGGGCTTCATGATGCTCGCGGATTTCTTCAACCACGGCCGGGTCATCGTAGCGGGGCACGGTCTCGGAATCGCTGCCGCCGCTATCGAGGAAGCCTGGTCGTTCACGCACGAGCGCGAGGAGTTCGGTCGGACGATCAACGAGTTCCAGGCCGTTCAGCACGGGCTCGCTGATATGCTCATGGAGTTCGAAAGCGCCCGAGCGCTCGCTTGGCGGGCCTGTGAAAAGGTGCAGGCCGACGATCACCCCGGCTACTGGGCCGCACTGACGAAAACCAAGGCGACGGAGGCTGCGGTTTCGATCACCGAGCAGGGGATGCAGTTCCACGGTGGTCGCTCCGTCCTGAACGATCGGCGAATCGCCCGACTCTACCGCGACGCCCGGGTGCCGGTAATCTACGAGGGGGCGAACGAAGTCCAGCGGAACCTGATTTACCGGCAACGGCCGTGA
- a CDS encoding DUF7344 domain-containing protein, which produces MLVPFIVDLEYYPLAVDPTTGVHFKEAYDTTRRVYLALVWTARSASRCEMVTIILYKPMGLNWLSASYRQMVTLDTVFTLLSDERRRYALYYLHEQDGPVAVEELVAVIADWEENPPGSELSWDEFDNIAIDLKHTHLPKTDEVEFIQYCPDEEVVQVQGAPPKFEAFVTVARMLEQPDKS; this is translated from the coding sequence GTGCTCGTTCCATTCATCGTCGATCTGGAGTACTATCCGCTGGCCGTCGATCCGACAACCGGCGTGCACTTCAAGGAGGCCTACGACACGACGAGACGGGTATACCTTGCACTTGTATGGACTGCCCGGTCGGCCTCTCGTTGTGAGATGGTGACAATTATACTTTATAAACCGATGGGGCTAAATTGGTTGTCTGCCTCTTACCGGCAAATGGTCACGCTGGACACCGTCTTCACTCTTCTCAGCGACGAGCGGCGTCGATATGCGCTCTACTATCTGCACGAACAAGACGGCCCAGTCGCCGTCGAAGAACTGGTCGCTGTGATCGCTGACTGGGAAGAGAACCCACCCGGGTCGGAACTATCGTGGGACGAGTTCGACAATATCGCGATCGATCTGAAACACACGCACCTCCCTAAAACCGACGAGGTGGAGTTCATCCAGTACTGCCCGGACGAAGAGGTCGTGCAGGTGCAGGGTGCGCCGCCAAAGTTCGAGGCGTTCGTGACGGTCGCCCGTATGCTCGAGCAACCCGACAAAAGCTAA
- a CDS encoding ATP-grasp domain-containing protein produces the protein MAEHPVRVGVLSFHDSKESKAILNAVEDFGHEPVWLREKNVLIRFTNGQFVLEPDVDVVVNRLLLSTAKQPTEAVGFANTIARFRPMVNDPDAAALASHKIASAAAMVDDDVPVPETALALGTTMLGQISPTFGDEFVYKTTVGTHGGGAWKVRQTDLITGTVGTRRAFLQELVHTDRERPRDLRVYVVDGSIVGAMYRYAADDDWRTNIARGGHAEDATETLPDGVDTIAKRATDAVGLDCAGVDLIEGNDGWFVLEVNPTAGFKGLFQATGRSPAPHIAKLAIERAGGSVDTTLVAMLQSTLDDSIPSCVPMTVEPIEGESPTIGLTERVVISGTTDTKTVIGRAEPVASQTRIDLQLAAAIGAGPIQVSDAGSDQDGRNERKPIVDVVVGIAGTEQTVNAQVEDRAEATYPLLLGRDVLADFQIDVGTRYQDGSTETLGK, from the coding sequence ATGGCCGAACACCCGGTTCGGGTCGGCGTCCTGAGCTTTCACGATAGCAAGGAGTCGAAGGCGATTCTCAACGCCGTGGAGGATTTCGGACACGAGCCAGTCTGGCTTCGCGAAAAGAACGTCCTCATCAGGTTCACGAACGGTCAATTCGTCCTCGAGCCCGACGTGGACGTAGTGGTCAACCGGTTACTGTTGTCGACGGCGAAACAACCGACGGAAGCAGTTGGATTCGCAAACACCATCGCCCGGTTTCGGCCGATGGTAAACGACCCCGATGCGGCGGCACTCGCATCCCACAAGATCGCGTCCGCCGCGGCGATGGTCGACGACGACGTGCCGGTACCCGAAACGGCCCTCGCACTCGGGACGACCATGCTCGGACAGATCAGTCCCACGTTCGGCGATGAGTTCGTGTACAAAACAACCGTCGGTACGCACGGTGGCGGCGCGTGGAAGGTTCGCCAGACCGATCTGATCACCGGAACCGTCGGCACGCGACGGGCGTTCCTGCAGGAACTCGTTCACACCGACCGCGAGCGTCCACGAGATCTCCGGGTCTACGTGGTTGATGGCTCGATCGTAGGCGCGATGTACCGCTACGCCGCCGACGACGACTGGCGGACGAACATCGCTCGAGGCGGCCATGCGGAGGACGCGACCGAAACACTTCCCGATGGAGTCGATACCATCGCGAAACGGGCGACGGACGCAGTCGGTCTGGACTGTGCCGGTGTGGATCTCATCGAAGGGAATGACGGGTGGTTCGTCCTCGAGGTGAACCCAACCGCTGGATTCAAAGGCCTCTTTCAAGCGACGGGACGGAGTCCGGCCCCTCACATCGCGAAACTGGCGATCGAGCGGGCCGGCGGGTCAGTCGACACCACGTTGGTAGCGATGTTGCAATCGACGCTCGATGACTCAATCCCATCGTGTGTGCCAATGACCGTCGAGCCGATCGAAGGCGAATCACCGACGATCGGGCTCACGGAACGGGTCGTCATTAGCGGCACCACCGATACGAAGACGGTGATCGGTCGCGCTGAACCGGTGGCGTCGCAGACGCGTATCGATCTCCAGCTCGCCGCCGCAATTGGGGCCGGCCCCATACAGGTCAGCGACGCCGGTAGCGATCAAGACGGGCGGAACGAACGGAAGCCGATCGTCGACGTGGTCGTCGGGATAGCGGGAACCGAGCAAACTGTAAACGCACAGGTCGAAGATAGAGCCGAGGCAACGTATCCACTGTTGCTCGGCCGAGACGTGCTCGCCGACTTTCAGATCGACGTCGGGACTCGGTACCAGGACGGATCCACGGAAACGCTCGGGAAATGA
- a CDS encoding universal stress protein, with translation MYDNIVIPTDGSTPARAAIDEGLALARLTDATVHALFVVEPIPLGGFGAGSSPASAEWDTVVEKQEQEGQTAVDEVVERGAELGVDVRTSIEYGKPNEEILDYVEGNGIDAIVMGTHGRSGAGRLVLGSVTEKVVRKSDVPVLTVRMGD, from the coding sequence ATGTACGATAATATCGTGATCCCCACCGACGGAAGTACCCCGGCTCGGGCGGCCATCGACGAAGGACTCGCCCTGGCCCGTCTAACCGACGCGACCGTCCACGCGCTGTTCGTCGTCGAACCGATTCCGCTCGGGGGGTTCGGTGCCGGGAGCTCACCGGCCAGTGCCGAGTGGGACACCGTCGTCGAGAAACAGGAACAGGAAGGGCAGACGGCCGTCGACGAGGTCGTCGAGCGTGGCGCGGAGCTGGGCGTCGACGTACGGACATCGATCGAGTACGGCAAGCCAAACGAAGAGATCCTCGACTACGTCGAAGGAAACGGCATCGACGCCATCGTCATGGGTACCCACGGTCGCTCCGGTGCCGGTCGGCTCGTGCTCGGGAGCGTGACCGAAAAGGTCGTCCGCAAAAGTGACGTGCCGGTGCTTACAGTGCGAATGGGTGACTGA
- a CDS encoding universal stress protein — translation MEFLVAVDGSKAARNALTYAGDIAEAMDASITAVHAIDPAVFEEGGTEPITGFADAGRRLVIESIEATEERGLALLDEFEAVAEDEEISIETSLLYGDPVTAVTDYAEDVDADTIFVGHRGRSERTDLMLGSVAKSIVERATVPVTVVR, via the coding sequence ATGGAGTTCCTCGTGGCTGTCGACGGCTCTAAAGCGGCCAGAAACGCGCTCACCTACGCTGGCGATATTGCGGAAGCGATGGACGCCTCGATCACTGCCGTCCACGCCATCGACCCGGCGGTTTTCGAGGAGGGTGGCACCGAACCGATCACTGGGTTCGCAGATGCCGGTCGGCGTCTGGTTATCGAAAGCATCGAAGCTACCGAAGAACGCGGGCTCGCCCTGCTCGATGAATTCGAGGCGGTCGCCGAAGACGAAGAGATCTCTATCGAGACGTCGTTGCTCTACGGCGACCCTGTGACGGCGGTCACCGATTACGCCGAGGACGTCGACGCCGACACCATCTTCGTGGGCCATCGTGGTCGATCGGAGCGTACCGACCTCATGCTCGGAAGCGTCGCCAAATCGATCGTCGAACGGGCAACCGTCCCGGTCACGGTCGTCAGATAA
- a CDS encoding ABC transporter ATP-binding protein, protein MSHGSGWPEVVPDDAVLALEGVDSGYGDLQVLYDLTLHIEPGEIVCLIGPNGAGKSTVLRTAFGLNQPWVGDVRFRGESIGGVEPAELVRKGLGFVPQTENVFGSLTIEENLRMGGVARDSGLSAVIGSLYERFPMLEEKQQAKARTLSGGQRQVLALARALVMEPDVLFIDEPSAGLAPSIVADVFDSVRTVNEMGTAILMVEQNARDGLGISDRGYVLDQGTVRFEGAANELLDHPEVAELYLGG, encoded by the coding sequence ATAAGTCATGGAAGTGGCTGGCCGGAAGTGGTACCGGACGATGCGGTGCTCGCACTGGAGGGAGTCGACAGCGGCTACGGTGATCTGCAGGTGCTGTACGATCTTACACTCCACATCGAACCCGGGGAAATCGTCTGTCTCATCGGACCGAATGGGGCGGGAAAGTCGACGGTACTCCGCACGGCCTTCGGATTGAACCAGCCCTGGGTCGGCGACGTCCGGTTTCGGGGTGAGTCAATCGGGGGCGTCGAGCCGGCGGAACTCGTCAGAAAAGGACTCGGATTCGTTCCCCAGACCGAGAACGTGTTCGGGTCGCTGACCATCGAAGAGAACCTTCGGATGGGTGGGGTCGCTCGAGATTCGGGGCTTTCAGCCGTTATCGGGTCATTGTACGAGCGATTCCCTATGCTCGAGGAGAAGCAACAGGCAAAGGCCAGAACGCTATCGGGCGGCCAACGACAGGTGCTCGCCCTCGCGCGGGCACTCGTTATGGAACCCGACGTGTTGTTCATCGACGAACCGTCAGCCGGCTTAGCACCGTCGATCGTTGCGGACGTCTTCGATAGCGTTCGGACGGTAAACGAGATGGGGACGGCTATCCTGATGGTCGAGCAGAATGCCCGCGACGGACTCGGCATTTCCGATCGTGGGTACGTTCTCGATCAGGGGACGGTTCGGTTCGAGGGAGCCGCGAACGAACTGCTCGATCATCCCGAGGTCGCCGAACTGTATCTCGGTGGGTAA
- a CDS encoding amino acid ABC transporter permease — protein MTMEEAYRGRAVGTLPGRKRLVVGAVGVLFWAWLLARWAYHNSILDWVFSGLGLPNLIRSDLGVRQREPWIPAAPFEAAAESVAGVAVTLGPAGIPLEWVAWLFELAAFAAESAPALAAGAFITVYLTVLSMFFGLFIAVPAAVARIYGGPVLSRVSLAYTELIRGTPLLAQLFLLYFGLPLAGFFDSFGFVGYGGIPRAAIFVAIVGFTINSSAYQAEYIRSALQSVDPGQLTAARSVGLSRLQGIRHVVLPQGLRFAIPGWTNEFVYLIKYSSLAAFITVPELFRQARNIGSSTFQFTDIYIIAALFYLALVLTTALAMGRLERAVSIPGLGTSSRRG, from the coding sequence ATGACGATGGAGGAGGCGTATCGCGGCAGGGCGGTCGGCACCCTTCCGGGACGGAAGCGGCTCGTCGTCGGGGCGGTCGGCGTTCTCTTCTGGGCGTGGCTGCTCGCTCGCTGGGCCTACCACAACTCGATCCTCGATTGGGTGTTCTCGGGTCTTGGGCTCCCGAATCTCATCCGATCGGATCTGGGCGTTCGCCAGCGAGAGCCCTGGATACCCGCCGCTCCGTTCGAAGCCGCAGCTGAGTCGGTTGCTGGCGTGGCGGTGACGCTCGGCCCCGCGGGAATTCCGCTCGAGTGGGTCGCGTGGCTGTTCGAACTCGCCGCGTTCGCCGCGGAGTCGGCACCGGCGCTGGCCGCAGGGGCGTTCATCACGGTCTACCTCACCGTCCTCTCGATGTTCTTTGGCCTGTTCATCGCCGTGCCAGCGGCCGTGGCGCGGATCTACGGCGGCCCCGTTCTGAGCCGCGTGTCGCTGGCGTACACCGAACTCATTCGGGGAACGCCGCTGCTCGCTCAGCTCTTTTTACTCTACTTCGGGCTGCCGCTGGCGGGCTTTTTCGATAGCTTCGGATTCGTCGGCTACGGCGGGATTCCGCGGGCCGCCATCTTCGTCGCCATCGTTGGCTTCACGATCAACTCCTCGGCCTACCAGGCGGAGTACATCCGGTCGGCCCTCCAGTCGGTCGACCCCGGGCAGCTGACGGCCGCCCGTTCGGTCGGCCTCTCGAGGCTCCAGGGAATCCGCCACGTCGTGTTACCCCAGGGACTTCGCTTCGCCATCCCGGGCTGGACCAACGAGTTCGTCTACCTCATCAAGTACTCCTCGCTCGCGGCGTTCATCACCGTCCCCGAACTCTTCCGCCAGGCCAGAAACATCGGCTCGAGCACGTTCCAGTTCACCGACATCTACATCATCGCCGCGCTGTTTTATCTCGCACTCGTGTTGACGACAGCGCTCGCGATGGGGCGACTCGAGCGCGCGGTGTCAATTCCGGGGCTCGGAACCTCCTCTCGACGGGGGTGA
- a CDS encoding metal-dependent hydrolase encodes MMATTHAFAALAVAAIVAIVLPEFAFVIAVAAIAGGIFPDLDLYAGHRRNLHFPIYYWVLGAVSAVVAILVTTPTTIGLSIFVLAAGMHSTMDVFGGGLELKPWEGTSDRAVYSHYHDRWLEPRRWIRYDGAPEDLLLSGLLVIPAALVFGDPIDTVVLGLLAVSVGYVLVRKPLVVVAERVLERIPEPVFDAIPDQVLPMDEADLERFRER; translated from the coding sequence ATGATGGCCACGACTCACGCGTTCGCCGCCCTCGCTGTCGCCGCCATCGTTGCGATCGTCCTGCCGGAGTTCGCGTTCGTGATCGCCGTCGCCGCGATCGCCGGGGGCATATTTCCCGATCTCGACCTCTACGCGGGACACCGGCGAAACCTCCACTTCCCGATCTACTACTGGGTTCTCGGAGCCGTGAGCGCCGTCGTTGCAATCCTCGTCACAACGCCGACGACGATCGGACTCTCGATCTTCGTCCTCGCAGCCGGTATGCACTCCACCATGGACGTCTTCGGCGGCGGACTCGAGCTCAAACCCTGGGAGGGGACGTCCGATCGGGCAGTGTACAGCCATTACCACGATCGGTGGCTCGAGCCCCGACGCTGGATCCGGTACGACGGTGCACCCGAGGATCTGCTGCTGTCGGGCCTGCTCGTCATCCCGGCAGCACTGGTTTTCGGCGACCCGATCGATACGGTCGTACTGGGACTGCTCGCGGTGTCGGTCGGGTACGTGCTGGTTCGGAAGCCGCTGGTCGTCGTTGCCGAGAGGGTGCTCGAGCGAATCCCGGAACCGGTATTTGACGCCATTCCGGATCAGGTGCTCCCGATGGACGAGGCCGATCTCGAACGCTTTCGCGAGAGATGA
- a CDS encoding glycosyltransferase: protein MESLETTVPIEVIVVDGGSVDDTVAIAREYDATVIEGSDSSIAAGRNRGAEYASGQWFAFVDADTRVRPDYLPTMLEFVEANDLTVASARCRVTGPSRAKLVELTINHVFPRLERPVLPGFNFFVHHRTFDRFDGFPTVPNEDTALSRELGATVSTEYCPEVLVETSGRRIAEQGLTGTLWYYTRLDAQRVRAEY, encoded by the coding sequence ATCGAGAGCCTCGAGACGACCGTCCCGATTGAAGTGATCGTCGTGGACGGTGGCTCGGTCGACGACACCGTGGCGATCGCTCGTGAGTACGACGCCACAGTGATCGAGGGATCCGATTCGAGTATCGCCGCCGGACGGAATCGCGGGGCGGAATACGCGAGCGGTCAGTGGTTCGCGTTCGTCGACGCCGATACACGAGTCCGACCGGACTACCTCCCGACTATGCTCGAGTTCGTCGAGGCGAACGACCTGACTGTGGCCTCAGCCCGATGTCGGGTAACCGGCCCCAGTCGAGCCAAGCTCGTGGAGCTGACGATCAATCACGTCTTTCCCCGACTCGAGCGACCGGTACTCCCGGGATTCAACTTCTTCGTCCACCACCGGACGTTCGACCGGTTCGACGGCTTTCCGACGGTGCCGAACGAGGATACGGCATTGAGCAGGGAGCTTGGCGCGACGGTGTCGACGGAGTACTGTCCCGAAGTGTTGGTGGAAACGTCGGGCCGACGAATCGCCGAACAGGGATTGACCGGAACGCTGTGGTATTACACTCGGCTCGACGCTCAGCGCGTCCGAGCCGAGTACTGA
- a CDS encoding amino acid ABC transporter ATP-binding protein — MSLLRVEHVDKSYGDEAVLHDVSFEMERQDVEVIVGPSGSGKSTMLRCINRLTEIDDGAIYLNDVEIHDIDENDLRRRVGMVFQDFSLFAHRTALGNITLGLTQVLELSSEEADARAHDYLERVGLGDQVDSYPAELSGGQQQRVGIARALAMDPELILFDEPTSALDPELIGEVLEVMRDLAEEGMTMLCVTHEMGFARSAASTLTFLDKGRIVERGPPESLFDDPEHDRTRAFLGDLTSVHQ, encoded by the coding sequence ATGAGTCTCTTACGTGTCGAACACGTCGACAAATCCTACGGCGACGAGGCGGTACTGCACGACGTCAGCTTCGAGATGGAGCGCCAGGACGTCGAAGTGATCGTCGGCCCGAGCGGGTCGGGGAAATCGACGATGCTCCGGTGTATCAATCGGCTGACCGAGATCGACGACGGCGCGATCTACCTCAACGACGTCGAGATTCACGACATCGACGAGAACGACCTGCGGCGTCGCGTCGGGATGGTCTTCCAGGACTTCAGCCTGTTCGCCCACCGGACGGCCCTCGGGAATATCACGCTGGGGTTGACCCAGGTGCTCGAGCTCTCTTCAGAGGAAGCCGACGCCAGAGCCCACGACTACCTCGAGCGCGTCGGTCTCGGCGACCAGGTCGACTCCTACCCGGCAGAGCTATCGGGCGGGCAACAACAGCGGGTCGGCATCGCGCGAGCGCTGGCGATGGATCCCGAACTGATCCTCTTCGACGAGCCGACGAGCGCGCTGGATCCGGAGCTGATCGGCGAGGTACTCGAGGTTATGCGGGATCTCGCCGAGGAGGGGATGACCATGCTCTGTGTCACCCACGAGATGGGCTTCGCCCGCTCGGCCGCGTCGACGCTCACGTTCCTCGATAAGGGCCGGATCGTCGAGCGTGGGCCGCCAGAGTCATTGTTCGACGACCCGGAACACGATCGCACTCGAGCGTTCCTCGGCGACCTCACGAGCGTTCATCAATGA